Genomic window (Stenotrophomonas maltophilia):
TCCGGCCACGTCGGCGGCACACCGTCGATCCACTGCACGGCCTGCACGCCGGCCTGTTGCAGGCGCACGGCCAGCGTCTGCATCACCGCGCAGGCGTCACGTCCGCCATACCATTGAATGAAACCCCGATCGCGCCCGCTGCGTACCATCAGATGCTCGCCGCTGACCTGCAGCGTGGCATGTCCATCCTGCCAAGGCAGCAGCAGCGGCGTCGGATACAGTGCCTGCAGCCGCAGTGCACACGAAGCCAGCAACTGCTGCGCCTGCAGAAGCGCCTGCTGGCCCAGCCAGGCCACAGGAACCGTGCCGTCCGCCGCCTGCGCACCGTGGGCCAGCGCCACCTCCTGCAGGTCATCCAGCAGCATCGCCTCAACCTCACCCTGCAACGCCGACTGCAGGCGGCGCCCGGACAACGGCGGCAGCTGCAGTTCCAGCAGGATTAGGTCGTTCGGATCGAGGCAGGCATGCACCGCAGCCTGCGGATGCCGCAGGCCCAGCGCCGCCAGCGTGTCGCAACCGTGAGCCAGCACCTCACCCTTGTGCAGCTGCGCCCACTCCACCGCGCTGTCGGCGCGCAGACGCTCCAACGCCGGCAGGCGCACCCGAAGCTGCACGTTCATGCGCCGATCCTCGTCCACACGCGTTGCACACGCACGCCATCGTCGCGGTACTCGCGCCAGAGCAGCGCGCGAAAATCAACCCCGCTGCCGTCAGCCTGCACCTGGCCGACTGCCAGGAACCACTCGCTATGGATACCCAAGGGAAGCACCGCCATCTGTTCGTTGCTCAGTTGGAGTCGGTTGGCGATGTCGCCGCGATTGAGCAGCCAATGGCCAGCGTCGCGCTCACCGAGCAGCGCCTGCAGCCGTGCCGGCTCGACCGCAGGCGTCACCGCCTGCAGAACGCGCAGGTCGCAGGTGTTGGCGTTGACCAGGGTCTGCGCCGGCAGCACCACGGTGCGCCGCTCCAGCGCCTGCAGTGCCACCGCATCGGCACCGGGCAGCGCCTGCGCGATCAGCGATTCGCGCGGCAGCGGCGCCTGCGCCTGCAGGTCGCCATCGCGCAGGCGCGCCTGGATGTGGTCCGCGGCGGATGCGCAGGCGCCCTGGCCAAGCCCCTGCCCGGCACACAACGCGATGAACGCGCGCCGCGACTCGGGGTCCGGCCTTCCATGCGCCAGAAGATTCCGCAGGTTGAACATCGACTGCGCATCGACCAGCTGCAGCTGCACAGGCAACGGCGCCTGCAGCTCCAATGGGTGCGCCCAGCGACCGCTGCGCACCGTGGTCAGCTGCTCCTTTACATCCTCACGCAGCTGCTGCGCCGCACGCTCCAGCGTTGCGTCCACGGCCATGCGTACCTGTGCGCGCAGCTGGTCGCCACGCAGCGCACGCAACTGCGCCGACTGCCGGGTCAGCAGTGCGGTGGCAATCACCGCCACCAATGCCACCACCAGCAGGGCGACAATCACCGCCATGCCACGCTGGCGGGCGCACGGGACCGAACGCGTCCGGGCTGTCATCAGCACGCCTCACAGCTGCCAGGAGCCGATATCCGCGTTCCCGGCGTCGCCACCGGGCTTGCTGTCCGCACCCAGCGAGAACACATCGATGTCGCCATGGGTACCTGGTATCTGATACTGGTACGGATGGCCCCACGGGTCATTGGGCAGGCGATCCAGATAGAGCGTGATCGGCATCGCACCGCTGCCCTGCGGCGGCTTCACCAGTGCCTGCAGGCCCTGCTCGGCACTGGGATAGCGGCCGTTGTCCAGCTTGAACAGCTTCAGCGCCTGCATCAGCGCCGCGATGTCCTGGCGCGCCGCCACCACGCGCGCCTGGTCGGGACGGTCCATCAACCGCGGCACGATCAATGCGGCGAGGATGCCGATGATCACCACCACCACCATGATTTCGATCAGGCTGAAACCCTGCTGCCGAGCCCTGCGACCACGAACCTGCCTTGCCATTGTTCCGCCCTCGTCATCCTGGAAGAGACCGCTGCGCCATGGTCAGCGGTGCATGTGTCAGTACGATAAACATCCGCCGGCAATTCGCTGCGCGTGTGCAGGCGCAACACGCGCAGCCGGTGCACATGCAGACTCGAACAGATGCTGCGGCACGCTGGTCAGCGCATCGTCGATGCAGCCGCGCAGCAACGGGTGCGCGCAGGCCTGCAGCAGCCGAACGCACTGCATCGGCGACCACGCTGTTCCATGATCGAGGCCGATGAACATCCGATAGGCCTGGTGATAGCGCAGGTCGTCGTACACGCGCTGGGCACTGTTCAGATCGCGCATGACCACCAGCAGGGCCGCGCGTTGCAGCAGCCGCGCATCGCCTGCATCAAGCGGCAGCGCGTTCATGGCCGCTTCGGGCCAGGGCCGCAGCTGCAGGTCGAGCGCTTTCCGCAGCGCCACCAGTGGGTGCGCACTACCATCCAGTGCCGCCCAGCGCGCCGCATCCGCCCAGGCGTCACTGGACAGCACCCAGACCCACGAATGCCCATAGCGCTGCACGTTCAATGGCGTATGCCGTGCCTGCTCCAGTGACTGGCTCAGGTGACGATCCAGCTCCAGCATGCTGATCCTGCGACTGTCTACCATCGGCGCCGCCCGTGCTCCGCGACGCATGGTGCGCCGTACTCTGGAGAAGACGTCAGCAAGGCAGGTGAAACGACAGCGCGCATGCAGCTCTGTGCGCTGCGTGGCGCTTCATCGACAACGTCATCGCAGCGTCATCTGCCTGCAGGCTTCGCGCTCCAGTCGCGGTGCTTCGCCCCCGCAACGGCGCGCCAGTATCGCCACATCGCTGCGCGCGGCGAACGCGGCCAGCGCATCGGTCATCTCCGCGTCATCGCACCATGACCCCATCGCAACGCGCAGCGCCGGCAATTGCCAGCTGTCCATCACACCGTGGGTACCCGCCACGAACCAGTGCCACAGTCGATGGTGCAGCACCTGCTCGTGCAGCTGCACCAGATCGTCAATGCCATGAATCCCCGACAACAGCAGAGCACGCGCGAGGACCGCGGGTGACAACGCACCGGCTTCAGACAGGGGAAGCGCCTGCTGCTGCAGGCGCAGCAGCATCGCCAGCGGGTGCGACTGCGGA
Coding sequences:
- the gspG gene encoding type II secretion system major pseudopilin GspG — translated: MARQVRGRRARQQGFSLIEIMVVVVIIGILAALIVPRLMDRPDQARVVAARQDIAALMQALKLFKLDNGRYPSAEQGLQALVKPPQGSGAMPITLYLDRLPNDPWGHPYQYQIPGTHGDIDVFSLGADSKPGGDAGNADIGSWQL
- the gspL gene encoding type II secretion system protein GspL, yielding MNVQLRVRLPALERLRADSAVEWAQLHKGEVLAHGCDTLAALGLRHPQAAVHACLDPNDLILLELQLPPLSGRRLQSALQGEVEAMLLDDLQEVALAHGAQAADGTVPVAWLGQQALLQAQQLLASCALRLQALYPTPLLLPWQDGHATLQVSGEHLMVRSGRDRGFIQWYGGRDACAVMQTLAVRLQQAGVQAVQWIDGVPPTWPDSLPATAVTHERQASGPLPGWSLPLPGAGQKAPRLAIGLALTAMLLTALGLQLQVSRWRSEGEALQQDMTRKFSARFPEITDVVDPVLQARRALAVPLPAPPLPPLQRQVAGTLQAVPELAGQVRSLHYQPGQLEMELDADARALADDPQRLEHWQQAVQAQGLQLAREAGGRLRVSGAGQ
- the gspK gene encoding type II secretion system minor pseudopilin GspK; protein product: MTARTRSVPCARQRGMAVIVALLVVALVAVIATALLTRQSAQLRALRGDQLRAQVRMAVDATLERAAQQLREDVKEQLTTVRSGRWAHPLELQAPLPVQLQLVDAQSMFNLRNLLAHGRPDPESRRAFIALCAGQGLGQGACASAADHIQARLRDGDLQAQAPLPRESLIAQALPGADAVALQALERRTVVLPAQTLVNANTCDLRVLQAVTPAVEPARLQALLGERDAGHWLLNRGDIANRLQLSNEQMAVLPLGIHSEWFLAVGQVQADGSGVDFRALLWREYRDDGVRVQRVWTRIGA